From Rhododendron vialii isolate Sample 1 chromosome 10a, ASM3025357v1, the proteins below share one genomic window:
- the LOC131302964 gene encoding uncharacterized protein LOC131302964 produces the protein MNEFCKRQPLTFNGDTNPTMAETWLKEVNVILDTLEINRDGDRVALATYQLKGEARYWWDLMEATRAIATMTFAEFETLFLDKYFPMPLRLAKEQELLNLKQGTMTIIQYAAKFKELSRYAQTTIATEDKKARRFEWGLTTARRAVVAQTFPTYTGVVKCALRMESEENDFKTRWRKATGRGEPQRGSRNIATVQCFNCQAMGHYKCKCPQPQKERTEGFGSQKAQQPGQAGFGKQNPGGPSQQLNGQNKGKQPAGTQQGTGGRIFALQTEEQE, from the exons ATGAACGAATTTTGCAAACGCCAACCTCTGACCTTCAACGGGGATACCAACCCCACCATGGCTGAAACATGGCTGAAAGAAGTCAATGTGATcttggacaccttggagattaaCCGAGATGGAGATCGTGTAGCCTTAGCCACATACCAACTGAAAGGAGAAGCCCGTTATTGGTGGGATCTAATGGAGGCAACCcgtgccatagccaccatgacatttgccgagttcGAAACCCTATTTCTCGATAAGTACTTTCCCATGCCTCTTCGTTTGGCCAAGGAACAAGAGCTCCTaaacctgaaacaaggaacgATGACCATCATTCAATACGCAGCCAAGTTTAAAGAACTGTCCCGCTACGCCCAAACTACCATTGCAACCGAGGACAAGAAAGCGAGAAGGTTTGAGTGGGGGCTGACCACTGCTAGAAGGGCTGTGGTAGCTCAGACTTTTCCCACCTATACCGGTGTTGTGAAGTGTGCTCTTCGAATGGAGAGTGAAGAgaatgacttcaaaacccgatggaggaaggcgacag GACGTGGCGAACCGCAGAGGGGCAGCAGAAACATAGCAACAGTTCAGTGCTtcaactgtcaggctatgggccactacaaATGTAAATGCCCCCAACCCCAGAAGGAGAGAACTGAAGGTTTTGGAAGCCAAAAAGCTCAACAGCCGGGACAGGCCGGATTTGGGAAACAAAACCCAGGAGGCCCATCGCAGCAGCTgaatgggcaaaacaagggGAAGCAGCCCGCCGGAACCCAGCAAGGCACTGGAGGACGCATCTTTGCATTACAGACTGAGGAGCAGGAGTAG